In the Jatrophihabitans endophyticus genome, one interval contains:
- a CDS encoding nSTAND1 domain-containing NTPase, which translates to MLTRADLAAGLRTVRARADLSIRELARRVGVPHATLGGWFSGRNLPTPGQLTTLAAMLRECGLGQAEVAAWLDAARRVRATPARVTRPGSPYPGLASFDVADADVFFGRTSETEAVLARLVAGHEQPAGSLLAVIGPSGSGKSSLLRAGVAAAVLARDGAGSCVVTTPGDDPHRALDEALAELGSAGVLVLDQFEELFTATDDAATRAAFLDRLTTPPAGVRVVLGMRADFYARAAAEPALVTTLQHGQILLGPLGADALRDAVEGPARAVGVTVEPGLADLVLADLAPRDSPTAAHDAGSLPLLSHALLTAWELGTGRLLSVADYRTAGGLDGAVQRTAEQAYDSLDAAGRDAARDLFLRLVRIEDDVAVTRRRVAGAELAALLDADSALRGVLAEFVRRRLLTSGDGTVEISHEALLTAWPRLRDWIDTDRDGLRLSRTVTQAANEWDATDRDDALLLRGTRLAAAAELAASPTLRTRLNPLERDYVAAGTAARDAARHRARRRTRRLRRLFAAVAALALVAAGLAAYSLDARSHAATAEGRARDARDEAVSRQIAGRARELSAADPALAAQLALVAYREAPTDDARGALVDQSSRPAITRVLGSQGPTPLALSADGRLLAVGHADTGTVHLYRRTAAVPVALGVVPAADAARHQVFALAFSADGHTLAVGGEAHQVVRLWDVRDPGRPQPTGVVATGFTDDVQDVAFSPAGTLLAVAGTGPHPVRVWDVRDPSTPRALAVPAGAPAAGVTAMRVRFAPDGRRLAVAAKDGAVRTWRVAGTAVTGGRRAAPLGDALLAAAWSHDGRDLFVGDVGGKVVALDAATMRPRHAAVTVTTGNVNALAAAPGGAGFVAATSEGAVSQWSTVSWTALSSLGHPGPVTGVAYTPDGTTLLTTAADGTLRTYPASAGLPTDDSVYNLAASRDGRRLAVATSGTAGGLRLWDLRDPDRPRRMSPLVTMPAGSAPITGTVALRRDGAVVAAGNPEGRVALFDVHEPAHPAVLGHVLQALRSGSLVESLTWSPDGRLLAVGGDDDSVRLLDVRDPARPRQVATVMTGGLVLNTAISPDGRYLAAASADAHGYVWDISTPARPRLRARLGGFASYAYSVAFAPASDRVAVGSADHTTRVWRLGGATVVPVGPRLIGSTGYNFALAFSPDGTQLAVGSSDDAVRLYDVAGTPIRVPVETLESLGGNVFALAWTSDGTHLLGAGRAASVAVWDVDVAAYGARLCTRVGDPITRDEWALYAPGVPYDPPCR; encoded by the coding sequence GTGTTGACGAGGGCGGACCTGGCGGCGGGGCTGCGCACCGTCCGCGCGCGAGCCGACCTGTCGATCCGCGAGCTGGCCCGGCGCGTGGGCGTCCCGCACGCGACGCTCGGGGGATGGTTCAGCGGGCGCAACCTGCCCACCCCCGGGCAGCTGACCACGCTCGCCGCGATGCTGCGCGAGTGCGGGCTCGGCCAGGCGGAGGTGGCGGCGTGGCTCGACGCGGCCCGCCGGGTCCGTGCCACACCGGCGCGGGTCACGCGCCCCGGGTCGCCCTACCCCGGTCTCGCGTCCTTCGACGTCGCGGACGCCGACGTCTTCTTCGGCCGGACGAGCGAGACCGAGGCGGTGCTGGCCCGGTTGGTGGCCGGGCACGAGCAGCCCGCCGGCTCGCTGCTCGCCGTGATCGGGCCGTCCGGGTCCGGGAAGTCCTCCCTGCTGCGCGCGGGGGTCGCGGCGGCGGTGCTCGCCCGTGACGGCGCCGGTTCGTGCGTCGTCACCACACCGGGCGACGACCCGCACCGCGCACTCGACGAGGCGCTGGCGGAGCTGGGATCGGCCGGTGTCCTCGTCCTCGACCAGTTCGAGGAGCTGTTCACCGCCACCGACGACGCCGCCACCCGCGCCGCCTTCCTCGACCGGTTGACCACCCCGCCCGCCGGCGTACGGGTGGTCCTCGGCATGCGCGCGGACTTCTACGCCCGCGCCGCGGCGGAGCCCGCGCTGGTGACCACGCTGCAGCACGGGCAGATCCTGCTCGGTCCGCTCGGGGCGGACGCGCTGCGCGACGCCGTCGAGGGGCCGGCCCGGGCCGTGGGCGTCACGGTCGAGCCCGGCCTCGCCGACCTCGTCCTCGCCGACCTCGCGCCGCGCGACTCCCCCACCGCGGCCCACGACGCCGGATCCCTCCCGCTGCTGTCGCACGCCCTGCTCACCGCGTGGGAGCTCGGGACGGGTCGGCTGCTGTCCGTCGCCGACTACCGCACCGCGGGTGGCCTGGACGGCGCGGTCCAGCGCACCGCCGAGCAGGCCTACGACAGCCTGGACGCGGCCGGTCGCGACGCCGCGCGGGATCTGTTCCTGCGCCTCGTCCGCATCGAGGACGACGTCGCCGTCACCCGGCGCCGGGTGGCCGGCGCCGAGCTGGCGGCGCTGCTCGACGCCGACTCCGCCCTCCGCGGCGTGCTCGCCGAGTTCGTGCGGCGCCGGCTGCTCACGTCCGGCGACGGCACCGTCGAGATCAGTCACGAGGCGCTGCTGACCGCCTGGCCGCGGCTGCGCGACTGGATCGACACCGACCGCGACGGGCTGCGGTTGTCGCGCACCGTGACGCAGGCGGCCAACGAGTGGGACGCCACCGACCGCGACGACGCGCTGCTGCTGCGCGGCACCCGACTCGCGGCCGCGGCCGAGCTCGCCGCCAGCCCCACCCTGCGCACCCGGCTCAACCCGCTCGAGCGCGACTACGTCGCGGCCGGGACCGCCGCCCGCGACGCGGCCCGGCACCGCGCCCGCCGCCGCACCCGCCGGCTGCGGCGACTCTTCGCCGCGGTCGCCGCCCTGGCCCTGGTCGCCGCCGGCCTCGCCGCGTACTCCCTCGACGCCCGCTCGCACGCCGCCACCGCGGAGGGCAGGGCCCGTGACGCGCGGGACGAGGCGGTGTCGCGGCAGATCGCCGGCCGTGCCCGCGAGCTGTCCGCCGCCGATCCGGCGCTGGCTGCGCAGCTGGCCCTGGTCGCGTACCGCGAGGCGCCCACGGACGACGCGCGCGGCGCGCTCGTGGACCAGTCGAGCCGACCGGCGATCACCCGCGTCCTGGGCTCCCAGGGGCCGACACCGCTCGCGCTCTCGGCCGACGGCCGACTGCTCGCGGTCGGGCACGCCGACACCGGCACGGTGCACCTGTACCGCCGGACCGCGGCGGTGCCGGTCGCGCTCGGCGTCGTACCGGCCGCCGACGCGGCGCGGCACCAGGTCTTCGCGCTGGCGTTCTCCGCCGACGGGCACACGCTCGCGGTCGGCGGCGAGGCGCACCAGGTGGTCCGGCTGTGGGACGTCCGCGACCCGGGTCGGCCCCAGCCCACCGGCGTGGTGGCGACCGGCTTCACCGACGACGTCCAGGACGTCGCGTTCTCGCCCGCCGGGACCCTGCTCGCCGTCGCCGGGACGGGCCCGCACCCGGTGCGCGTCTGGGACGTGCGGGACCCGTCGACCCCACGCGCCCTCGCGGTTCCCGCCGGAGCACCCGCGGCCGGCGTCACCGCGATGCGAGTGCGCTTCGCCCCGGACGGACGGCGGCTCGCCGTCGCCGCGAAGGACGGCGCGGTCCGCACCTGGCGCGTCGCCGGCACGGCGGTGACCGGCGGCCGGAGGGCGGCGCCGCTGGGCGACGCGCTGCTCGCGGCGGCGTGGTCGCACGACGGCCGCGACCTCTTCGTCGGGGACGTCGGCGGCAAGGTCGTCGCGCTCGATGCCGCCACGATGCGACCCCGGCACGCCGCCGTCACCGTCACCACCGGCAACGTCAACGCGCTGGCCGCGGCGCCGGGCGGCGCCGGCTTCGTCGCCGCGACCTCCGAGGGCGCGGTCAGCCAGTGGTCCACCGTCAGCTGGACCGCGCTGTCCTCGCTCGGCCATCCGGGCCCGGTGACGGGCGTGGCCTACACCCCCGACGGCACGACCCTGCTCACCACCGCCGCCGACGGCACGCTGCGCACTTATCCCGCCTCGGCCGGGCTGCCCACGGACGACAGCGTCTACAACCTGGCGGCGTCCCGGGACGGCCGCCGGCTCGCCGTCGCGACCAGCGGCACCGCCGGCGGGCTGCGGCTGTGGGACCTGCGCGACCCCGACCGGCCACGACGGATGTCGCCCCTCGTCACGATGCCGGCCGGCAGCGCGCCGATCACCGGCACGGTGGCGCTGCGCCGCGACGGCGCCGTCGTCGCCGCCGGGAACCCCGAGGGTCGGGTCGCGCTGTTCGACGTGCACGAGCCGGCCCACCCGGCCGTCCTCGGGCACGTGCTGCAGGCGCTGCGGTCGGGCTCGCTGGTCGAGTCCCTGACGTGGTCGCCGGACGGTCGGCTGCTCGCCGTCGGGGGCGACGACGACTCCGTGCGCCTGCTCGACGTCCGCGATCCGGCCCGCCCGCGGCAGGTCGCCACCGTGATGACCGGCGGGCTGGTGCTCAACACCGCGATCAGCCCCGACGGGCGATACCTGGCCGCGGCGAGCGCCGACGCGCACGGCTACGTGTGGGACATCTCGACACCCGCCCGGCCGCGGCTGCGGGCACGGCTCGGCGGCTTCGCCAGCTACGCGTACTCCGTCGCCTTCGCCCCGGCGTCCGACCGGGTCGCCGTGGGCAGCGCCGATCACACGACGCGCGTGTGGCGGCTCGGCGGCGCCACGGTGGTCCCGGTGGGGCCGCGCCTCATCGGCTCGACCGGCTACAACTTCGCGCTGGCGTTCAGTCCCGACGGCACGCAGCTCGCCGTCGGCTCCTCCGACGACGCGGTCCGTCTCTACGACGTCGCGGGGACGCCGATCCGGGTGCCCGTCGAGACGCTCGAGTCGCTCGGCGGGAACGTCTTCGCCCTCGCCTGGACGTCCGACGGCACGCATCTGCTCGGCGCCGGCCGCGCGGCCTCGGTGGCCGTGTGGGACGTCGACGTCGCCGCGTACGGCGCCCGGCTGTGCACGCGGGTGGGCGACCCGATCACGCGCGACGAATGGGCGCTGTACGCGCCGGGAGTCCCGTACGACCCGCCGTGCCGGTGA
- a CDS encoding adenosine deaminase, which translates to MPVPLSAETIRQAPKVLLHDHLDGGLRPSTIVDIAGRIGYRALPTTDVDELATWFRDASSSGSLERYLETFSHTVAVMQTVEGLRRVAREAVEDLAADGVVYAEIRWAPEQHTEGGLTLEQVVEAVLSGFREGEAAAAAAGQTIRVGAIATAMRHAARSLEIAELAVRYRDDGVVGFDIAGAEAGYPPTRHLDAFEYLRRENAHFTIHAGEAFGLPSIWEAIQWCGTDRLGHGVRIVDDITAGGKLGRLAQYVRDKRIPLEMCPSSNVQTGAANSIEEHPIGMLRRLQFRVTVNTDNRLMSQTSMTRELTLLAEAFHYTWADLQWFTVNAMKSAFIGFDERLAIINSVVKPGYARLTA; encoded by the coding sequence ATGCCCGTACCTCTCAGCGCCGAGACCATCCGGCAGGCACCCAAGGTGCTGCTCCACGACCACCTCGACGGGGGGTTGCGGCCCAGCACGATCGTCGACATCGCCGGGCGCATCGGCTACCGGGCGCTGCCGACCACCGACGTGGACGAGCTCGCGACCTGGTTCCGGGACGCGTCGTCCTCGGGGTCGTTGGAGCGCTACCTCGAGACCTTCTCGCACACCGTGGCCGTCATGCAGACGGTCGAGGGGCTGCGCCGCGTCGCGCGCGAGGCGGTCGAGGACCTCGCGGCCGACGGCGTCGTCTACGCCGAGATCCGCTGGGCCCCCGAGCAGCACACCGAGGGCGGCCTGACGCTGGAGCAGGTCGTCGAGGCCGTGCTGTCGGGCTTCCGCGAGGGAGAGGCCGCCGCGGCGGCCGCCGGGCAGACGATCCGGGTGGGCGCGATCGCGACCGCCATGCGGCACGCCGCCCGCTCGCTGGAGATCGCCGAGCTGGCCGTGCGCTACCGCGACGACGGCGTCGTCGGCTTCGACATCGCCGGCGCCGAGGCGGGCTACCCGCCCACGCGGCACCTGGACGCGTTCGAGTACCTGCGCCGCGAGAACGCCCACTTCACCATCCACGCCGGCGAGGCGTTCGGGCTGCCCTCCATCTGGGAGGCAATCCAGTGGTGCGGCACCGACCGGCTCGGGCACGGCGTGCGCATCGTCGACGACATCACCGCCGGCGGGAAGCTCGGCCGGCTCGCCCAGTACGTGCGCGACAAGCGCATCCCGCTGGAGATGTGCCCGTCGTCCAACGTGCAGACCGGCGCGGCGAACTCGATCGAGGAGCACCCCATCGGGATGCTGCGGCGCCTGCAGTTCCGGGTCACCGTGAACACCGACAACCGGTTGATGAGCCAGACGTCGATGACCCGCGAGCTGACGCTGCTCGCCGAGGCCTTCCACTACACCTGGGCCGACCTGCAGTGGTTCACCGTCAATGCGATGAAGAGCGCGTTCATCGGCTTCGACGAGCGGCTCGCCATCATCAACTCCGTCGTCAAGCCCGGCTACGCGCGGCTGACCGCCTGA
- a CDS encoding thymidine phosphorylase: MAEQFDAVDVIRTKRDGGRLDDAQIDWVIDAYTRGAVADEQMSALAMAILLRGMAMPEIERWTAAMIASGERLDLGSVTRPTVDKHSTGGVGDKITLPLAPLVAACGAAVPQLSGRGLGHTGGTLDKLESIRGWRAGLTNAEFLAQLDDVGAVVCAAGAELAPADRKLYALRDVTGTVEAIPLIASSIMSKKIAEGSSALVLDVKVGTGAFMKSRDDAAELARTMVALGTAAGTHTVALLTDMSTPLGLTAGNALEVRESVEVLAGGGPADVVELTLALAREMLAGAGIDTDPADALRDGRAMDVWRAMIAAQGGDPTAPLPTARETHVVTAPSSGVLTRLDALAVGVAAWRLGAGRARKEDPVSAGAGVVLHAKPGDQVTAGQPLLELHADEPVRFERALAALEDGWEIGDTAPARKLVLDRIA, encoded by the coding sequence GTGGCCGAACAGTTCGACGCCGTCGACGTCATCCGCACCAAACGCGACGGCGGCCGGCTCGACGACGCCCAGATCGACTGGGTGATCGACGCCTACACCCGCGGCGCCGTCGCCGACGAGCAGATGTCGGCGCTGGCGATGGCCATCCTGCTGCGCGGCATGGCGATGCCCGAGATCGAGCGCTGGACGGCGGCGATGATCGCGTCCGGCGAGCGGCTGGACCTGGGCTCGGTCACCCGGCCGACCGTGGACAAGCACTCCACCGGCGGCGTCGGTGACAAGATCACGCTGCCGCTCGCGCCGCTGGTCGCGGCGTGCGGTGCCGCCGTGCCGCAGCTGTCGGGGCGCGGCCTCGGCCACACCGGCGGCACGCTGGACAAGCTGGAGTCGATCCGTGGCTGGCGGGCGGGGCTGACCAACGCCGAGTTCCTCGCGCAGCTCGACGACGTCGGCGCGGTGGTCTGCGCGGCCGGTGCCGAGCTGGCGCCGGCCGACCGCAAGCTCTACGCGCTGCGAGACGTCACCGGCACCGTCGAGGCGATCCCGCTCATCGCGTCCTCGATCATGAGCAAGAAGATCGCCGAGGGCTCGTCCGCGCTCGTGCTCGACGTCAAGGTCGGGACGGGTGCGTTCATGAAGTCCCGCGACGACGCCGCGGAGCTCGCCCGCACCATGGTCGCGCTCGGCACGGCCGCGGGCACCCACACCGTCGCGCTGCTCACCGACATGTCGACCCCGCTCGGGCTGACGGCCGGCAACGCGCTCGAGGTGCGCGAGTCGGTCGAGGTGCTCGCCGGGGGCGGCCCGGCCGACGTCGTCGAGCTGACGCTCGCGCTCGCCCGCGAGATGCTCGCCGGTGCCGGGATCGACACCGACCCCGCGGACGCCCTGCGTGACGGCCGGGCGATGGACGTCTGGCGCGCGATGATCGCCGCGCAGGGCGGCGACCCAACCGCGCCGCTGCCGACTGCCCGCGAGACGCACGTCGTCACCGCACCGTCGTCCGGGGTGCTGACCCGCCTCGACGCGCTCGCCGTCGGCGTCGCCGCCTGGCGGCTCGGGGCCGGTCGCGCCCGCAAGGAGGACCCGGTGTCGGCCGGCGCCGGTGTCGTCCTGCACGCCAAGCCGGGTGACCAGGTGACCGCCGGCCAGCCGCTGCTGGAGCTGCACGCCGACGAGCCCGTCCGCTTCGAGCGGGCCCTCGCCGCCCTCGAGGACGGTTGGGAGATCGGCGACACCGCCCCCGCCCGCAAGCTCGTCCTCGACCGCATCGCCTGA
- a CDS encoding cytidine deaminase, with the protein MSDIDWGTLRRAALQAMGNAYAPYSQYPVGCAALVDDGRIVTGCNVENASYGVGLCAECGLVSALHGSGGGSLVAFACVDARGDVLMPCGRCRQLLWEHGGPDLLVDTPDGVKQMIEVLPLAFGRESLG; encoded by the coding sequence ATGAGTGACATCGACTGGGGCACGCTGCGGCGTGCCGCCCTCCAGGCCATGGGCAACGCCTACGCGCCGTACTCGCAGTACCCGGTGGGGTGTGCGGCCCTCGTCGACGACGGCCGCATCGTCACCGGCTGCAACGTCGAGAACGCGTCCTACGGCGTGGGACTGTGCGCCGAGTGCGGGCTGGTGTCGGCACTGCACGGCAGCGGCGGCGGCTCGCTCGTCGCCTTCGCCTGCGTGGACGCGCGTGGCGACGTCCTCATGCCGTGCGGCCGGTGCCGCCAGCTGCTGTGGGAGCACGGTGGGCCCGACCTGCTCGTCGACACCCCCGACGGCGTCAAGCAGATGATCGAGGTCCTGCCGCTCGCCTTCGGCCGCGAGAGCCTCGGCTGA
- a CDS encoding ABC transporter permease: MQTAATNLAVVVNERAASPDRKRLVAGVTQLVLGVLGLLVFGLGSRSAGTAAFQLSAPGAAIDLGGVAIQARPVTLVLCALVVLAGVARLTGRASGRWTATVTVVGLLVAFIFWSVAGSPNGLNVVSLLQGTIFPGAIPIILGAMAGVLGERAGVVNVAIEGQLLFGAFLAALVGTIAASAWIGAIAGLVGGLIVAALLAVLAIRYLVDQVIVGVVLNVLVLGLTTFLYSKVMQPSADTYNQPPHFPIVEIPGLSDIPIIGPALFEGTIFLFLTYAIVIVVGVALFRTRWGLRVRAVGEHPRAADTVGIKVLRTRYRTVWLAGAIAGLGGAFLVLGSGAANTFQINMSSGKGFIALAAVIFGRWHPRGAVLAALLFGFADQLQSLLQQADSPIDSNLLLMAPYLVTLLAVAGFIGRSRPPAADGQPYTSRG; the protein is encoded by the coding sequence CTGCAGACCGCGGCCACGAACCTCGCCGTGGTCGTCAACGAACGCGCGGCGTCCCCCGACCGCAAACGCCTCGTCGCCGGCGTGACGCAGCTCGTGCTCGGCGTCCTGGGGCTGCTCGTCTTCGGGCTCGGCAGCCGCTCGGCGGGCACCGCGGCCTTCCAGCTGTCGGCGCCGGGCGCGGCCATCGACCTGGGCGGGGTCGCGATCCAGGCCCGGCCGGTGACCCTCGTGCTGTGTGCGCTCGTCGTGCTCGCCGGCGTCGCCCGGCTCACCGGCCGGGCAAGCGGCCGGTGGACGGCGACGGTCACCGTCGTCGGCCTGCTCGTCGCCTTCATCTTCTGGTCCGTCGCCGGCTCGCCGAACGGGCTGAACGTCGTGAGCCTGCTGCAGGGCACGATCTTCCCCGGCGCCATCCCGATCATCCTCGGCGCGATGGCCGGCGTGCTCGGCGAGCGTGCCGGCGTCGTCAACGTCGCCATCGAGGGCCAGCTGCTGTTCGGGGCGTTCCTGGCCGCGCTCGTCGGGACGATCGCGGCGAGCGCGTGGATCGGCGCGATCGCCGGTCTCGTCGGCGGCCTGATCGTGGCGGCGCTGCTGGCGGTGCTCGCGATCCGCTACCTCGTCGACCAGGTCATCGTCGGCGTGGTGCTCAACGTGCTGGTGCTGGGGCTCACCACGTTCCTCTACAGCAAGGTCATGCAGCCCTCGGCCGACACCTACAACCAGCCGCCGCACTTCCCGATCGTCGAGATCCCGGGGCTGTCAGACATCCCGATCATCGGTCCGGCGCTCTTCGAGGGGACGATCTTCCTGTTCCTGACCTACGCGATCGTGATCGTGGTGGGTGTCGCGCTCTTCCGCACCCGCTGGGGATTGCGGGTCCGCGCCGTGGGCGAGCACCCGCGCGCGGCCGACACGGTCGGCATCAAGGTGCTGCGGACCCGCTACCGCACGGTGTGGCTGGCCGGGGCCATCGCGGGTCTCGGTGGCGCGTTCCTGGTGCTGGGCAGTGGCGCGGCGAACACCTTCCAGATCAACATGTCGTCCGGCAAGGGCTTCATCGCGCTCGCCGCGGTGATCTTCGGCCGGTGGCACCCGCGCGGCGCCGTGCTGGCCGCGTTGCTGTTCGGCTTCGCCGACCAGCTGCAGTCGCTGCTGCAGCAGGCCGACTCGCCGATCGACTCCAACTTGCTGCTGATGGCGCCCTACCTGGTCACGCTGTTGGCGGTGGCCGGCTTCATCGGCCGCTCCCGTCCGCCCGCCGCGGACGGCCAGCCCTATACGAGCAGGGGATAG
- a CDS encoding ABC transporter ATP-binding protein, whose protein sequence is MKLELRGITKRFGSLVANDAIDLTVEPGEIHALLGENGAGKSTLMNVLYGLYHPDAGEILLDDRPQHFAGPGEAMAGGIGMVHQHFMLVPVFTVAENVMLGNEWTTGPLGFLSQKQARAKVRELSDRYGLQVDPDAVVGDLPLGVQQRVEILKALIRDAKVLILDEPTAVLTPQEIDDLIRVMRELAAAGTGIVFITHKLREVKAVADRITVIRRGKVVGEAAAAASEAELASLMVGRDVALVVDKPPVETRDVALRIADLVVEDDRGSTTVDGVTLDVRGGEIVALAGVQGNGQEQLVEVLLGLRPAERGTVELDGESVLGRSTHSILQRSVGFVPEDRQHDGLVGSFSVAENLVLDLFDRPPYGGRLGMDNAAVADNAQQRVTEFDVRPPEPAAPANTLSGGNQQKVVIARAMSRPLRLLVVSQPTRGVDVGAMEFIHRRIVAERERGTAIVLVSSELDEVLSLADRIAVMYRGKIIGVLPSGATRDEVGLMMAGVPQEQAQQEALEKPSLLAGLDADGGTA, encoded by the coding sequence GTGAAGCTGGAACTGCGGGGCATCACGAAGCGGTTCGGCTCGCTCGTCGCGAACGACGCCATCGACCTCACCGTCGAGCCGGGCGAGATCCACGCCCTGCTCGGCGAGAACGGCGCCGGCAAGTCGACGCTGATGAACGTCCTCTACGGGCTGTACCACCCCGACGCCGGCGAGATCCTGCTCGACGACCGGCCGCAGCACTTCGCCGGGCCCGGCGAGGCCATGGCCGGCGGGATCGGCATGGTCCACCAGCACTTCATGCTCGTCCCCGTCTTCACCGTCGCCGAGAACGTCATGCTCGGCAACGAGTGGACGACCGGCCCCCTCGGCTTCCTGTCCCAGAAGCAGGCCCGGGCGAAGGTGCGCGAGCTGTCCGACCGCTACGGCCTGCAGGTCGATCCCGACGCCGTCGTCGGCGACCTGCCGCTGGGCGTGCAGCAGCGCGTCGAGATCCTCAAGGCCCTCATCCGCGACGCCAAGGTGCTCATCCTGGACGAGCCCACCGCCGTGTTGACGCCGCAGGAGATCGACGACCTCATCCGCGTGATGCGCGAGCTGGCCGCCGCCGGTACCGGCATCGTCTTCATCACCCACAAGCTGCGCGAGGTCAAGGCGGTCGCCGACCGCATCACCGTCATCCGGCGGGGGAAGGTCGTGGGCGAGGCAGCGGCCGCGGCGTCCGAGGCCGAGCTCGCGTCCCTGATGGTCGGCCGCGACGTCGCGCTCGTGGTCGACAAGCCACCCGTCGAGACCCGTGACGTCGCCCTGCGCATCGCCGACCTGGTGGTCGAGGACGACCGGGGCAGCACCACCGTCGACGGCGTCACGCTGGACGTCCGGGGCGGGGAGATCGTCGCGCTCGCCGGCGTGCAGGGCAACGGCCAGGAGCAGCTCGTCGAGGTCCTGCTGGGGCTGCGCCCCGCCGAGCGCGGGACGGTGGAGCTCGACGGCGAGTCCGTGCTCGGCCGGAGCACCCACAGCATCCTGCAGCGTTCCGTGGGCTTCGTGCCCGAGGACCGCCAGCACGACGGCCTCGTCGGCTCCTTCAGCGTGGCCGAGAACCTCGTCCTCGACCTCTTCGACCGGCCGCCCTACGGCGGCCGGCTCGGCATGGACAACGCCGCGGTCGCCGACAACGCGCAGCAGCGGGTCACCGAGTTCGACGTGCGGCCACCCGAGCCGGCTGCGCCGGCGAACACGCTGTCCGGTGGCAACCAGCAGAAGGTCGTCATCGCCCGGGCGATGTCGCGCCCGCTGCGACTGCTCGTCGTCTCGCAGCCGACGCGCGGCGTGGACGTCGGCGCGATGGAGTTCATCCACCGGCGCATCGTCGCCGAACGCGAACGCGGCACGGCGATCGTGCTCGTGTCCAGCGAGCTGGACGAGGTGCTGTCGCTGGCCGATCGCATCGCGGTCATGTACCGCGGCAAGATCATCGGCGTGCTCCCGTCGGGGGCGACGCGCGACGAGGTGGGGTTGATGATGGCCGGCGTGCCGCAGGAGCAGGCGCAGCAGGAAGCGCTCGAGAAGCCCTCGCTGCTCGCGGGCCTCGACGCGGACGGAGGCACCGCGTGA
- a CDS encoding BMP family ABC transporter substrate-binding protein produces the protein MSALSLGLSACAKTDSGDDSSDSQKPAVMWVDSDGCTTAKQYCNVFLTTVLKNDKQAVQLAVENASAGIFPKVDTVGDLKNGGTGLASYHQFDGKVDDSLKSEVNKVKADIIAGKITITSKAQPKGKTELTPPSSGKTDASFSACMVTDTGGIDDKSFNAASWSGMQAAQTAGKAKVQYVSSKTQADYAPNIRALVNKGCKLIVGVGGLMGEAINNAAKANPKLHFALVDGAGNGSNVQGLQINTAQSGFLGGYLAAGYSKSGKVATYGGLAIAPVTVYMDGFYEGVQYYNKQKSKKVQVLGWNESTQKGTFAGSFTDQGKGQQITQNFIQQGADVIFPVAGGTGLGSAAAAQAAK, from the coding sequence GTGTCTGCGCTCAGCCTCGGCCTCAGTGCCTGTGCGAAGACCGACTCCGGGGACGACTCGTCCGACAGCCAGAAGCCGGCCGTCATGTGGGTGGACTCCGACGGCTGCACGACCGCCAAGCAGTACTGCAACGTCTTCCTGACGACGGTGCTGAAGAACGACAAGCAGGCCGTGCAGCTCGCCGTCGAGAACGCCTCGGCCGGGATCTTCCCCAAGGTCGACACCGTCGGCGACCTCAAGAACGGCGGCACCGGGCTCGCGTCCTACCACCAGTTCGACGGCAAGGTCGACGACAGCCTGAAGTCCGAGGTGAACAAGGTCAAGGCCGACATCATCGCCGGCAAGATCACCATCACCTCGAAGGCCCAGCCCAAGGGCAAGACCGAGCTCACCCCGCCGAGCTCCGGCAAGACGGACGCCAGCTTCTCGGCCTGCATGGTCACCGACACCGGCGGCATCGACGACAAGTCCTTCAACGCCGCGTCGTGGTCGGGCATGCAGGCCGCGCAGACCGCCGGCAAGGCCAAGGTGCAGTACGTGTCGTCCAAGACCCAGGCCGACTACGCCCCGAACATCCGCGCGCTCGTGAACAAGGGCTGCAAGCTCATCGTCGGCGTCGGCGGCCTGATGGGCGAGGCGATCAACAACGCCGCCAAGGCCAACCCGAAGCTGCACTTCGCGCTCGTCGACGGCGCCGGCAACGGCTCCAACGTGCAGGGCCTGCAGATCAACACCGCGCAGTCGGGCTTCCTCGGCGGCTACCTCGCCGCGGGCTACTCCAAGAGCGGCAAGGTCGCGACCTACGGCGGTCTCGCCATCGCCCCGGTGACGGTCTACATGGACGGCTTCTACGAGGGCGTGCAGTACTACAACAAGCAGAAGAGCAAGAAGGTCCAGGTGCTCGGCTGGAACGAGTCCACGCAGAAGGGCACCTTCGCCGGCAGCTTCACCGACCAGGGCAAGGGCCAGCAGATCACGCAGAACTTCATCCAGCAGGGTGCCGACGTGATCTTCCCGGTCGCGGGCGGCACCGGGCTCGGCAGCGCCGCCGCCGCGCAGGCCGCCAAGTAA